In Mytilus galloprovincialis chromosome 1, xbMytGall1.hap1.1, whole genome shotgun sequence, the following are encoded in one genomic region:
- the LOC143077835 gene encoding uncharacterized protein LOC143077835, whose amino-acid sequence MVKSENDVLRNQYQNQMDRPKTQMSSRTSRASSSRTPRSSIDGLSTLIVGDSILNRPKTALTNFTYLTKKPKPVATEELVELPVCRPTTSVRKRTVRSPPAALSESRPKTAPFPVKSWTQLVRDSSFHEDKSHRRNPEMTVSQPKNAWEECPPDEEEEYRIILIGKAGSGKSSTGNCILNEEIFGKSSTKCRYGTTDRFGKKISVVDTYNVFDKHSDKSVISHELVKLVGLTSPGFHVLVLVLSIGNIDSKEHHVFREFVRHFGNDIKFRTIILFTRRDILDSDGSTIYGYVSDVPKGIQEVMEQCKRRYLAFNNNATGREKDVQVHRLIDMIDNIMKLNNRRHFSSEVYGATEMIIKRRIDDIKRNLKGKLRREQEIIEAQIKMYETPRSVRPTSGFGESATPRSKPSKSKKSTRRKNSKTTSINNGIEDHFTKLPNLTSHSKESKQRDKHLKHKVNENDRLSKRRTSSKCDLSFADEDDDFGDCDIEALKRRINEDFDIPTLHLPNEDFFEGSINEENTFREMNGNNLSDSKLSELRDKYEAEMSKNRLRERVREECEQEQPELFQMMWKLSRYFDQSVQI is encoded by the exons ATGGTGAAATCAGAAAATGACGTCTTAAGGAATCAATATCAAA ATCAAATGGATCGTCCTAAAACCCAAATGAGCA GTCGAACTTCCAGAGCATCAAGCTCTCGAACCCCGAGGTCATCAATTGATGGTTTGTCAACATTAATTGTCGGTGATTCCATTCTAAATCGTCCAAAAACTG cACTGACGAATTTtacatatttaacaaagaagccaAAACCAGTTGCAACAGAGGAACTTGTAGAATTACCTGTTTGCAGACCTACCACAA GTGTTAGAAAGAGAACTGTAAGGAGTCCACCTGCAGCCCTGTCAGAATCAAGACCAAAAACAG CCCCCTTTCCTGTGAAGTCATGGACACAGCTTGTTCGGGACTCGTCATTTCACGAAGACAAATCGCACAGAAGAAATCCAGAAA TGACAGTTTCACAACCAAAGAATGCATGGGAAGAATGTCCCCCAGACGAAGAAGAGGAATACAGAATAATATTGATAGGCAAAGCTGGATCTGGTAAAAGTTCTACAGGAAATTGTATTCTTAACGAAGAAATCTTTGGAAAAAGTAGTACAAAATGTCGTTACGGAACAACAGACAGATTTGGAAAGAAGATCTCTGTTGTAGATACTTACAACGTGTTTGACAAACATTCAGACAAAAGTGTCATTTCTCACGAACTTGTCAAATTAGTGGGGCTTACATCACCAGGATTTCATGTGTTAGTTTTAGTATTGTCTATAGGAAATATTGACAGCAAGGAGCACCACGTGTTCCGCGAATTCGTCCGCCATTTTGGAAATGATATCAAGTTTCGCACTATTATTCTTTTTACTAGACGAGATATTCTGGACAGTGATGGTTCAACTATATACGGGTATGTCAGTGACGTTCCGAAAGGGATACAGGAAGTTATGGAACAATGTAAAAGACGTTATTTGGCGTTTAACAACAATGCAACTGGGCGGGAAAAGGATGTTCAAGTTCATCGATTAATAGATATGATCGATAATATTATGAAGCTAAATAATAGAAGACATTTTTCGTCGGAGGTTTACGGTGCTACAGAGATGATCATAAAACGACGAATAGACGATATTAAACGTAACTTAAAAGGTAAACTGAGGCGTGAACAGGAAATCATTGAAGCTCAGATTAAGATGTATGAAACTCCTCGATCCGTCAGACCAACAAGTGGTTTCGGTGAAAGTGCAACACCAAGAAGCAAACCTTCAAAGTCAAAGAAATCAACtagaagaaaaaattcaaaaactacAAGTATAAATAACGGGATAGAAGATCATTTTACAAAACTGCCAAATTTAACATCTCACAGTAAAGAAAGTAAACAGAGGGATAAGCATTTAAAACATAAAGTAAATGAAAATGATAGGCTCTCGAAACGAAGAACATCGTCAAAATGTGACTTGTCTTTTGCAGATGAAGACGATGACTTCGGTGATTGCGATATAGAAGCTTTAAAGAGAAGAATAAATGAAGATTTCGATATTCCAACTTTGCATTTACCAAACGAAGATTTCTTTGAAGGAAGTATAAACGAGGAGAACACATTTCGTGAGATGAATGGGAATAATCTTTCCGATAGTAAACTTTCAGAATTAAGGGACAAGTATGAAGCAGAAATGAGTAAAAATCGACTACGGGAAAGAGTGCGAGAAGAGTGCGAACAAGAACAACCAGAACTATTTCAGATGATGTGGAAGCTCTCTAGGTACTTCGACCAAAGTGTTCAAATATGA
- the LOC143077851 gene encoding beta-1,3-galactosyltransferase 1-like encodes MLPRIPSIYRGILTLVGITLLLFMLLMQGNRPDTVSLRRLEIQNEVVGSAKIREEFGMEKSTANIRTTLRTIKETVRYQNTDTRNIVNPHNFSYLKNPVNICSEKDIYMITYIHTSPKNFHKRQTIRSTWGDKRLLEQYKTKIVFVMGRVEDTKVMNKLDLENAHYGDIVQEDFLDSYKNLTYKGIAALKWISNYCNNTVFTLKTDDDILVNIFKLVKHLKEIVEFQLGHKNLILCNQWLRMAVLRDKNSKWYIPKEDFTPDYFPPYCSGSAFVLSTDMTSRMYNASLYEKFFWVDDYYITGMLPSHIKVKQKRLNEAYILNGRVVYDKLVNDTKNQLMFFHVPKLNTIFSMWRLIKQRLKMHIQEEFTWSPVVSPSTVV; translated from the coding sequence ATGCTTCCGCGGATACCATCTATTTATAGAGGCATTCTTACACTGGTTGGAATAACTTTATTACTATTCATGCTTTTAATGCAAGGCAACAGACCAGATACTGTTAGTTTACGACGTTTGGAAATTCAGAATGAGGTTGTGGGTTCTGCTAAAATCCGAGAAGAGTTTGGAATGGAAAAGTCTACTGCGAATATAAGAACAACACTCAGAACAATAAAAGAGACTGTACGATATCAAAATACAGATACTCGGAATATAGTAAACCCTCATAATTTTTCGTACTTGAAAAACCCTGTTAATATTTGTAGTGAAAAGGATATATACATGATAACATACATTCATACATCACCGAAGAATTTCCATAAGCGCCAAACCATCAGAAGCACGTGGGGAGACAAACGTCTGCTTGAGCAATACAAAACGAAAATTGTGTTTGTGATGGGGAGAGTGGAGGATACAAAAGTAATGAACAAATTAGACCTAGAAAATGCTCATTATGGAGACATAGTACAAGAAGATTTCTTAGATTCCTACAAAAATTTAACTTATAAAGGCATCGCGGCTTTGAAATGGATATCAAATTATTGCAATAATACCGTGTTCACTTTGAAAACAGACGATGATATTCTAGTCAACATTTTTAAGCTTGtgaaacatttaaaagaaattgtagAATTTCAGCTAGGTCACAAGAATCTAATTTTGTGCAATCAATGGTTACGTATGGCAGTATTAAGAGACAAAAATAGTAAATGGTATATTCCGAAAGAAGACTTTACACCGGACTATTTCCCGCCATATTGTTCCGGCTCGGCATTTGTGCTGAGCACTGATATGACTAGTCGGATGTACAATGCTTCTTTATATGAAAAGTTTTTCTGGGTTGATGATTACTACATCACGGGTATGTTACCTAGCCATATAAAAGTGAAGCAGAAACGATTAAACGAAGCTTATATACTCAATGGTAGGGTAGTTTATGACAAGTTAGTGAATGATACGAAAAATCAATTGATGTTTTTTCATGTGCCTAAACTAAATACAATTTTTTCAATGTGGAGATTGATCAAACAGCGACTTAAAATGCATATTCAAGAGGAATTCACGTGGTCACCCGTCGTTTCTCCTAGTACAGTTGTGTAA